AGAAGATTTAACAATGATTTCCCACTTAGGATCAGCTAATGCTGTCTTGGAAGTTTGAGTTCGAGCATGAGTGTTGGTGGCAACATTAGACCATGTGGGTAAATTCCTCGAGGAAACTGCAGGTAAAGTGCGTTTTAACCAAGATTCTGAAGGAGCTTTTGGCAAAGGAAGGGCAAGAGGAGTCTTTGCAGAGTTCCCATTTGATGTTTCTCTACATCCTAAACATGTAAGCAATTTTCTTTCTAAGCCCATCTTTCCATCACTTGCCAAAGTATTATTGTCATCCTGGCTAGAGCTTTGAGCACATTCTTGATCGACAGATTCGGTAGCCCCGTGGATCTTTGGATCAACTTCTGAATCGCCAGTCAACTTCAAATTCCTCTGTGACATGGGATTCATAGTTTGGTCCTTATAACTTCTCTTACTGCCAGGAAATCGAGATTGTGATTCTGTTTGCTTGCTTCCAATGATTTTTTGACTTGAAGTCACAACCAACTCATGATCTAAGTTATTTTCTTTGTAGCCAGTTTTTGTCAACCCTTCCTTTTCCAAGTATGTGGTGTTGGAATTGTTTTCAATTTCCACCTTCATATTATTACTAGAATTATCAGAACAAAGAAGGCGAGAGGAATCAAGAGACATTAAACTTTCAGGAGTTAATCTTGTCTTCTCATCTGCAATATCCACTGGTTTGCAATCTTCAAGTGAATAATTTATAATAGGATTCTTATCAATCACACTGTCATTTCTTGAAGTCTTGAAATTATCCCTTCGTTGATTGACTTGATTTATTTGACCCTTAATTTCAGAAGAACATGAAGTTGAAGACTTAACCTTCCGTACAGAATCGACATATAGAGTTTTCTCAACAACAGGGCTTTCACAGATAGATTCGAATCGAGTTCTCTCAGCAGATGAAAAATCGCTGCAACCTCTTCGATGTGGATCAATAACATTATTAGATTTTTCAGGAATACCTGCAGAATCTTTCTCTTTTGTGAAGCCAGACTGAGTACCTGCTAAACTTTTTCCATAATTAGCAGTTCCAGTATGCTGCAgaaagaagtaaaaaaaaaggtgAATATAGATAAAGACGAAGTGAATACCAAAACATAAAGTACGTAGTGACCAATTAATACCTGTTTTGCGGTTGTTCTCTGAGATGCACCATGCATTCGATGGACTGGAGAATTCAGAATCCTATCCTCCATTCTTAATCCTGGCATTGGATTCAAAAGGCAGAAACGAGGAAATAGCCCGCAAACTTTGGGTGCAAAGTTCTCAGCAATGTCATTATCATCGCTTTCATATTCGCTTTCTTCCCTACCAATATTTTGGGCATAATGTGGCATGACATTTTGCCATTTGGGGTTAAGGGGACGAGGCTTTTCTCCATTTACTACTTTCTTTACCAGTCTTGGCTGTTCTTTCATAACAAGAGGTTTCTTAGAGGTGTATTGAACTTGAGATGTTTCAGAAGCCATTGCCTTCGCTGCAGGCAAGAACCTCCCGATCATGAAATCACGAGCCTGTTGATTAGCTGAGAAACTCGTGGACAGTTGGACCTCTTGCTCGTCCCATGCACTCAAACCACTGACACTACAAGTCATGAAGAATGATTCTGTTCTAGAAAGTGTATCAAGAGCATCTTGATATGTCTCGTCCCCATCATCCGAACCAGAACTTGTCTTTTCCTGAATTATCTCTTTTATGCTTTCATGTTTCGTCGTCACCTTATTGTCCGAAGAAGAGCAACTCTGAGAGCTGGAAATATTGCTTCCTATCCCGGACTGAGTAACTAATGTAGCTTTAGGAACTTTATCAGAATCTTTCTGTTCAACCTTTGAGGCCCTCCCAGGTGGAAGCTTTGGAGTAATGACATGTCGTTCGAGAAGCAGAGTTTCCGATTTACCTTCTTCCTTTGGCCTCCCAGGACTCTTCTCCCACACAAAGGGAACGGTTCCGGGATTACTCACAGGACCTGATTTTAACTCAGATTTATATACAGGAAGAGGAGGTAGTTTGGGTGCGGATGACTTATTGGTTTTCCTTTGACTGTCGCTTTCAGATGCCACCACTGTTGATGAGAATCGTCTTACTGATAAAAGTGGCTGATTAAAATCTAACTGCTTTTCTTCCATTAGAGTTTTTAGAATCATATAATTGGTTTCTGCAAAACAAaactgaaaatataaaaaaattgaaacttgaATATGAGTATATGACCTTCCAGATTCAGATACTTgcaatcaaattaataaaatgagATAACCTCAAGACaatttacatataaaaaaatgtacATAGAACACCAAAACCCAAAGTCAACTTTGCCTGATTTAGCACTCATATTTGACGTTAACACGCGGTAAGAAGCTAAGATTGAACTTGGGTCTTAGTCATGACATTACTTCatagttttagggttttttattttttagtttatagtAGGGTCAATCTTGTACAGTTTaacttataaaattatataattgcaATATGTATAACATAGGAGAAAATCCCCAATCCCGTTCTACAAGATGGGAAACAATTTAAGCATTATTGGTAAGAATGATACAATCTTACGCTTATGAAATTGACTTAAAAAACTACTCTGAATTGTGAAAGTAGACaaaacaaatcaaatcaaatcagcATCATTAGATTATGAAAATAGCATTAATCTAGAGTATACAAGAAGAAGCCTTAATATATAATCTTCGACTACCGAATCTTATTGCATCCAAGCCAGTTCCTAAATCAGAACCAATTCAAAGAAGGTTTACAGTCAACGGGAAGCACACACACATCAGTGAACTGCAAACACCAGCTTCATTAATCAAAGACTTTAAGctaaaaattaacaacaaacaTTCACCTAAATaaataaaggatttttcaatcAAAGAAGAAGCGCGTCCAATGAAATTTTTAGTGAAAGGCATTAGAATTGGAATTCAGAATTGGTAATGAAATTCAATTCCATTCCCCCCTCTATGATTTTCTAATCAAACAATCAAGTTTTATTGTAGCATTCATCGCTATTA
The genomic region above belongs to Arachis duranensis cultivar V14167 chromosome 3, aradu.V14167.gnm2.J7QH, whole genome shotgun sequence and contains:
- the LOC107478030 gene encoding uncharacterized protein LOC107478030 isoform X2, whose protein sequence is MPFTKNFIGRASSLIEKSFIYLETNYMILKTLMEEKQLDFNQPLLSVRRFSSTVVASESDSQRKTNKSSAPKLPPLPVYKSELKSGPVSNPGTVPFVWEKSPGRPKEEGKSETLLLERHVITPKLPPGRASKVEQKDSDKVPKATLVTQSGIGSNISSSQSCSSSDNKVTTKHESIKEIIQEKTSSGSDDGDETYQDALDTLSRTESFFMTCSVSGLSAWDEQEVQLSTSFSANQQARDFMIGRFLPAAKAMASETSQVQYTSKKPLVMKEQPRLVKKVVNGEKPRPLNPKWQNVMPHYAQNIGREESEYESDDNDIAENFAPKVCGLFPRFCLLNPMPGLRMEDRILNSPVHRMHGASQRTTAKQHTGTANYGKSLAGTQSGFTKEKDSAGIPEKSNNVIDPHRRGCSDFSSAERTRFESICESPVVEKTLYVDSVRKVKSSTSCSSEIKGQINQVNQRRDNFKTSRNDSVIDKNPIINYSLEDCKPVDIADEKTRLTPESLMSLDSSRLLCSDNSSNNMKVEIENNSNTTYLEKEGLTKTGYKENNLDHELVVTSSQKIIGSKQTESQSRFPGSKRSYKDQTMNPMSQRNLKLTGDSEVDPKIHGATESVDQECAQSSSQDDNNTLASDGKMGLERKLLTCLGCRETSNGNSAKTPLALPLPKAPSESWLKRTLPAVSSRNLPTWSNVATNTHARTQTSKTALADPKWEIIVKSSNVHHGQLRLAEEPLPPIPEA
- the LOC107478030 gene encoding uncharacterized protein LOC107478030 isoform X1 — its product is MHKEANVMNEKVSSKFANTLGHQLLTSPLLCTAPKLSNNNKQNPARIKGKKFCFAETNYMILKTLMEEKQLDFNQPLLSVRRFSSTVVASESDSQRKTNKSSAPKLPPLPVYKSELKSGPVSNPGTVPFVWEKSPGRPKEEGKSETLLLERHVITPKLPPGRASKVEQKDSDKVPKATLVTQSGIGSNISSSQSCSSSDNKVTTKHESIKEIIQEKTSSGSDDGDETYQDALDTLSRTESFFMTCSVSGLSAWDEQEVQLSTSFSANQQARDFMIGRFLPAAKAMASETSQVQYTSKKPLVMKEQPRLVKKVVNGEKPRPLNPKWQNVMPHYAQNIGREESEYESDDNDIAENFAPKVCGLFPRFCLLNPMPGLRMEDRILNSPVHRMHGASQRTTAKQHTGTANYGKSLAGTQSGFTKEKDSAGIPEKSNNVIDPHRRGCSDFSSAERTRFESICESPVVEKTLYVDSVRKVKSSTSCSSEIKGQINQVNQRRDNFKTSRNDSVIDKNPIINYSLEDCKPVDIADEKTRLTPESLMSLDSSRLLCSDNSSNNMKVEIENNSNTTYLEKEGLTKTGYKENNLDHELVVTSSQKIIGSKQTESQSRFPGSKRSYKDQTMNPMSQRNLKLTGDSEVDPKIHGATESVDQECAQSSSQDDNNTLASDGKMGLERKLLTCLGCRETSNGNSAKTPLALPLPKAPSESWLKRTLPAVSSRNLPTWSNVATNTHARTQTSKTALADPKWEIIVKSSNVHHGQLRLAEEPLPPIPEA
- the LOC107478030 gene encoding uncharacterized protein LOC107478030 isoform X3; protein product: MILKTLMEEKQLDFNQPLLSVRRFSSTVVASESDSQRKTNKSSAPKLPPLPVYKSELKSGPVSNPGTVPFVWEKSPGRPKEEGKSETLLLERHVITPKLPPGRASKVEQKDSDKVPKATLVTQSGIGSNISSSQSCSSSDNKVTTKHESIKEIIQEKTSSGSDDGDETYQDALDTLSRTESFFMTCSVSGLSAWDEQEVQLSTSFSANQQARDFMIGRFLPAAKAMASETSQVQYTSKKPLVMKEQPRLVKKVVNGEKPRPLNPKWQNVMPHYAQNIGREESEYESDDNDIAENFAPKVCGLFPRFCLLNPMPGLRMEDRILNSPVHRMHGASQRTTAKQHTGTANYGKSLAGTQSGFTKEKDSAGIPEKSNNVIDPHRRGCSDFSSAERTRFESICESPVVEKTLYVDSVRKVKSSTSCSSEIKGQINQVNQRRDNFKTSRNDSVIDKNPIINYSLEDCKPVDIADEKTRLTPESLMSLDSSRLLCSDNSSNNMKVEIENNSNTTYLEKEGLTKTGYKENNLDHELVVTSSQKIIGSKQTESQSRFPGSKRSYKDQTMNPMSQRNLKLTGDSEVDPKIHGATESVDQECAQSSSQDDNNTLASDGKMGLERKLLTCLGCRETSNGNSAKTPLALPLPKAPSESWLKRTLPAVSSRNLPTWSNVATNTHARTQTSKTALADPKWEIIVKSSNVHHGQLRLAEEPLPPIPEA